In one Pseudomonas sp. 31-12 genomic region, the following are encoded:
- a CDS encoding DUF4823 domain-containing protein has translation MRSLVLLLAVLALGGCMNVSDMAEGARYHMSDAGLLDHSDSRRANNLRIQPDSFIYIAQGAFAPPGSAYPRPNVVAEEAFNGFIEYFPMVRRARTPEGLDQAMGEARAAGAHYLLYTRFAKADDRIGNSDEWLDQEYVDRLGIDSGVIQIMLIETSTQYLIDTARIKSRGGLLTFHDNKPQDLIGPPLEQYARSLIGLSDQ, from the coding sequence ATGCGTAGCCTGGTTTTGCTGCTGGCCGTTTTGGCGCTTGGTGGCTGCATGAATGTCAGCGATATGGCTGAAGGAGCTCGCTACCACATGAGCGATGCAGGGCTGCTGGATCACAGCGACAGTCGTCGGGCGAATAACCTGCGCATCCAGCCGGACTCGTTCATCTACATCGCCCAAGGTGCCTTCGCGCCGCCGGGCAGTGCCTATCCGCGACCGAACGTGGTCGCTGAAGAAGCCTTCAATGGCTTTATCGAATATTTCCCGATGGTCCGCCGCGCCCGCACCCCCGAGGGCCTCGACCAAGCCATGGGTGAAGCCCGCGCTGCCGGTGCCCATTACCTGCTTTACACGCGATTCGCCAAGGCAGATGACCGTATCGGTAACTCGGACGAATGGCTCGATCAGGAATACGTCGATCGCCTCGGCATCGACAGCGGCGTGATTCAGATCATGTTGATCGAGACCAGCACCCAGTATTTGATTGATACTGCACGTATCAAGAGTCGTGGCGGTTTACTGACGTTCCACGACAACAAGCCACAAGACCTGATTGGCCCGCCGCTGGAGCAATACGCGCGCAGCCTGATCGGGCTCAGCGACCAGTAA
- a CDS encoding GTP 3',8-cyclase MoaA — protein MIVDRQGRRFRNLRISLTSACNYACTYCVPNGKRLVAAQDELSAEAMARGVAYLIEAAGIERLRITGGEPLVSPKLEAFMTAVGKMGLEDISLTTNGQLLAKKLPLLVDAGIRRINVSLDTLDAGAFRSIARGGDLATVLDGMDQAKAAGLKIKVNMVPLRGQNLDQVMPLLDYCLERGYELRFIELMRMGHLASDNNAFLQQFVSLQQLLSLIGERYEYLQADAPVDATAVRYAIPGMGHFGVIANESVPFCRTCSRLRLSSTGWLHGCLSSSNRHYVGDLLDKPRHQALPALQRLLVKALGDKQEVAFSGGATVMKIIGG, from the coding sequence ATGATCGTTGATCGTCAAGGCAGGCGTTTTCGCAATTTGCGGATCAGTCTGACTTCAGCCTGCAATTACGCGTGTACCTATTGCGTGCCCAACGGCAAGCGGCTGGTGGCTGCGCAGGATGAATTGTCGGCCGAGGCCATGGCGCGCGGCGTGGCGTATCTGATCGAAGCGGCGGGCATCGAGCGCTTGCGCATCACCGGTGGTGAGCCGCTGGTCAGTCCTAAACTCGAAGCCTTCATGACCGCCGTCGGCAAGATGGGCCTGGAAGACATCAGCCTGACCACCAATGGCCAGCTGCTGGCGAAAAAGCTGCCGTTGCTGGTGGACGCCGGCATCCGTCGCATCAACGTTTCCCTCGATACCCTGGACGCCGGCGCGTTCCGCAGCATTGCCCGTGGCGGCGATCTGGCGACCGTGCTCGACGGTATGGACCAGGCCAAGGCTGCCGGCCTGAAAATCAAGGTCAACATGGTGCCTCTGCGCGGGCAGAACCTTGACCAGGTGATGCCGTTGCTCGATTACTGCCTTGAGCGTGGCTATGAGCTGCGTTTCATCGAGCTGATGCGCATGGGCCACCTGGCCAGTGACAACAACGCCTTCCTGCAGCAGTTCGTCAGTCTTCAGCAGTTGTTGAGTCTGATCGGCGAGCGCTACGAATACCTGCAAGCTGATGCGCCCGTAGACGCCACAGCTGTGCGCTACGCAATCCCGGGGATGGGGCATTTTGGTGTGATTGCCAATGAAAGCGTTCCCTTCTGCCGGACCTGCTCGCGTCTGCGCCTGTCATCCACCGGCTGGTTGCATGGCTGTTTATCATCGAGCAATCGCCACTATGTCGGCGATCTGTTGGACAAACCGCGCCATCAGGCATTGCCGGCGTTGCAGCGACTCTTGGTGAAAGCCTTGGGCGACAAGCAGGAAGTGGCGTTCTCCGGTGGTGCGACTGTCATGAAGATTATTGGCGGCTGA
- a CDS encoding TetR/AcrR family transcriptional regulator translates to MHKEPRKVREFRRREQEILDTALKLFLDQGEDSVTVEMIADAVGIGKGTIYKHFKSKAEIYLRLMLDYERDLNELLHSADVDKDKEALSRAYFEFRMRDPQRYRLFDRLEEKVVKGNQVPEMVEELHKIRASNFERLTLLIKGRISEGKLEDVPPYFHYCASWALVHGAVALYHSPFWSNVLEDQEGFFQFLMDIGVRMGNKRKRDTDTPSS, encoded by the coding sequence ATGCATAAAGAACCTCGTAAGGTCCGTGAGTTTCGTCGCCGCGAGCAAGAAATTCTCGATACCGCGCTCAAGCTGTTCCTCGACCAAGGTGAAGACAGTGTCACCGTCGAGATGATTGCTGATGCCGTCGGTATCGGCAAAGGCACGATCTACAAGCATTTCAAATCCAAGGCGGAGATCTATCTGCGCCTGATGCTCGACTACGAGCGTGATCTGAACGAGCTGTTGCATTCTGCGGATGTGGACAAGGACAAGGAAGCGCTGTCCCGGGCCTACTTCGAATTCCGCATGCGCGATCCGCAGCGCTATCGGTTGTTCGATCGCCTGGAAGAGAAGGTGGTCAAAGGCAATCAGGTGCCGGAAATGGTCGAGGAACTGCACAAGATCCGCGCCTCCAATTTCGAACGCCTGACCCTGCTGATCAAAGGCCGGATCAGCGAAGGCAAGCTCGAAGACGTACCGCCTTACTTCCATTACTGCGCGTCCTGGGCGCTGGTGCATGGTGCCGTGGCGCTGTATCACTCGCCGTTCTGGAGCAATGTGCTGGAAGATCAGGAAGGTTTCTTCCAGTTCCTGATGGATATCGGCGTGCGCATGGGCAACAAGCGCAAGCGCGATACCGACACCCCGAGCAGCTGA